The Anopheles gambiae chromosome 2, idAnoGambNW_F1_1, whole genome shotgun sequence genomic sequence TCTGTGATCCACCGTGACTGCCCGCCATTTCGATGACCGGATGTACACCGGCGGACGATGATCCGCCATCGTTcctggcagcagcagaagtGGAAGAATTGTTAGAGTGGGCAGTAGAGGAAGTAGAAGAGGAAGCAGACATTGAAGCGATTGAAGATGTGGCAACagaagcagcggcagcagcagcagcagcagtagcccCAGGCCCGGCAGGGGAAGCGACAGATGAAATGGTAGATGTTACATTCGAAGCGTTACTGTTAGCAATTGCACTAGATGAATGCTGCGACGAAGCAGAATGCGAACTGCCCGTGGAATAGTGAAGCGACGACGGTGCGGCAGAAGTACCACCGCCCGACGAAAGCTTGTCGCCCATCGCAGCGGAATGTTGCTGATGGTGCGAATGTtggtgatgttgatgatgctgttggtgatggtgctgctgctgctgctgcggctggtggtggtgatggtggtgagaatgttgctgttgttgttgctgctgctgctggtgaggTGTCAAatgttgatgatggtggctGTTCTGGGAGGAAGAGTTTCCCACGACCACCGACGCGGTGGCGGATCCGGTTCCTGCTGCCATCGAGAGCACGCTACCATTGTTGCTGGCATTGTTACCGCCGGCCGCGGGCGCATTACTACCACCGGACGACGATGGATTATACCGTGATGGTGAATGGTCATCGACATTACGATCCACGGCCGGTCCGTACGAGTAGGACTGCCCactaccgccaccaccgccatggGAAGAACGTCGTGAAGGTGATGGAGACGACCCACGGCGATGCGATCCACCGCTTGCTGAGGATTCTATCCCAATCGAAGGTGATCCTCGATCTGGTGGTAATTGggactgttgttgttgttgttgctgctgctgttgctgctgttgctgctgctgtgaacGCTTTTTGGATGTACGAgtttttccaccaccaccaccaccaccactagaaacaccaccaccgacgcCGGTGTTACCGGCACCACCGGTAGAGTTGTTTCCACCATTGCCACCACTACGTTCTCTCGAGTGTGATCTGCATGTGAGGAAGGTGAGATGGGGGGGATATTCCAGGGAAGAAGGTTTTGTGTTATAAAAACATATTAATGCCAGCACACATGACCACACCGaggacaaaaaacaaaacggacaAGTAACAACAATTACGTTAACGGGCTTAATGGTTGACGGAATTCTAATGAACAATGTAAGTATCGATTTGTGATGGGAGCGGTTCTTCTGAGCAGGTTAAGCCATTTCAAGGATACTGGACCTCTTAAAAACTAGCATctcaaaaataaaagaatagaAGAGGCTATTTGCATCTCTCAAGCTACTCGTTATTTGTTCCATCTTACAAATGATACACCGATCATGCCAAATAATAAAGAATACAGAACGAGACCGCAACTTCTAGAGATTTAGGAGGTATATCAATCGCTTTGGTGTGTTTTGGCAGTGTTATTGTGCTGAACGAACCACTCGTGCATCCGAAAACACTTCGAAATCACCATATCCACATAACGCTACAAACTTAAGCTAAATCAACGACGATAAGGAAAAGTCTAGTGCTGCAAcagaataaaatgaaaacacataACATCATAttttcgaaacaaaaaaacccacaaaaagCTTCAGTACCATCGTAACAACGACCCGCGGTTACCTAGTTTAAAGTGAACATAGTagaaatgcaaaataataataaaaaaggcacacaacaaaatgcaaatcCTTTCTGCTTCTCGGGGACGCATTTTTGTTGACGCGCGATAAATGTCCCGTTTGAAGCAGAAAGCACCCGATGTTCTTCACCCGGGTAAAAGGCGCCATAACAAATGCTAACTACCAACCAACGGAAGCGTTTGCAACagtgagaaaaaagaaagtgtCCTCACCCGTACCTGGACCGCCGGCCGGTGGACGCTTCCTCCTCCTGCAGGGCCGCTATCCGTGCGTTCGTCGTAGGCGCTTGTTTTTCGTAGCCAAACTTTAAtcctccgccgccgccgccgctgctgctgctattgtcACCCGCGTGCAGTGTCGACGGTGAGGAGGTGCGTTGGATCGTACTCATCGGCACGGGCGACACACTTTGCAGCACCGTAGCGCCGCCACCGCCCGCAGGCGAAAGCAGATCCGGCTGCTGTGACTGGCTGTGGTGCAGGGAGGTTATTACGTTGGCACCACCGGTCGTCACGCCGGCCGGGGACGAGCGCATAGACGGTGACTGCCGTTCGAGATGATGGTGACCGATCGAAGGGCCGACTgtggacgacgaggaggaacCGGCAgtggaggaggacgacgaagacgacTGAATGATGTTCTGAGCCGTCGATTGCTGCTGGATCACGGGACTAGAGCGGTTCGTGCTGGCATTCTACATTAGAGGAGGATCAGAatgaagggagagagagagaaaacgaaaGCACGTAAGTAATGTTCGATAAACCGTTGACAATAATTTTACCCTCCCACCGTTAGATACAATTCCTTTCGAGCAATCCAATCCTTCCTTCGCAAGATCACACAATCCCACACCCACCCCCATCCACCTGCGGTTCGAGTTACTGGCACTTACCATCAACTGATCACCTGCCCGGTGTGAAAtctgttggtacaagttgctaTTGCCACCACTGTTActattgctgttgttgttgttgttattgatgtggctgccgccgccgccgccacctcGATCGCTACCTTGGTGATGTCCTGGTGAGACAATGTTCGGTGTACTGTTGCTATTGCTACTAGCGCTATGATTAacgttgctactgctgctgctgctgctgctgctactgccggtATGGCTGCTACTGTTACTATTGTTACTAGCGGGTAGATTAACTCCAGGTACGGTAGCCGTCGACAGCGGTACCGACACCACCAGGCTCGGTGTGTGCTGCGACGACGCTGGCTGCTGAGGCGAGTGAGGCGTTGgctgcgaaaaaaaaatgaccgAGATTGGACCGGGAAACATGAGTGCCAGGAACCAGGTAAGAGGAAAACTCCCCGTCTCTTCCCACCCTGTACTCTGTCCAGCCGTCCGTGCGTGCTACAAAGGCGGAGGCGGATGCTTTCGGCCCGGGCAAAGCTCAACAGATGCGCGTTGGCCACACGGTACCAAACGGTGAGCGCGCTGAAAGGAACTTTCCCCCCTGAAACGGCATTTCAACGGCATGTTTACGACCAAGCACACCCGAATGGTACCGTGTGCTGAGGAAGGGTACCCCGTCGCACCGGTAAAACACAAGGACAGGTATTGCTCGACAATGATTGCTCGCAAGAAGGATACTGTGCGCTtctcgggtgtgtgtgtgtgtaggtggaCGGATTGGACAGTGATTTGTAACAGTGATTGTGGTCACAACAgtggtggtgtttttgtgtgcgtgttcggGAGAAAGGATCGCCGGTAGAGAATTGCTATCCCACCACTACTTGCTTAcctgatgatggtggtgttgctgctgttgctgatgcttgccggaggaggaggacgctGAAGACGACGAAGCGGATGAGATGATGCTCGATGTGTGCGCCGACTGGATGAGGTTGGGTGTGACATTTTGGAGGTTCGGTTCCGGCGCTGGCAACGCCGTTGCCGGATGGGGCAGCGGGGAGCTGGTTTCGGTTTTCGCCTGTAAGCAAACGCCAGAGCACAACGTTCCGGTTAGACAGCGTCGCAGCACGTACTCGCCGTCGAAGCGCAGTTTAAGCCAAACACGAACATCGTCGCCACTTTCGCGGCTGCTGCGCTCcttatgttttttcttcttttcgcgACGTTCTTTCTTGTGGCTTTTGTGCTTGTGTGGCATCGCGTTCACGGGTAGCGCAACTAAATCACTCGCCACAGGGCGCCAACGGATTAGCTTTACAAGCTGTCACAGGCGTGTCACTTTCGAAAGCACTTGGTGCTGTATTTCGTGTATCACTATTTCACCTAGCATGGCACGGCATAGCATCTCCGTAAATCGGACAGACACTACGTATGCTCTAAATTAACGGTTCATAACGAGCAAACGAACTTTTATCGTGGTGCGCATGCCGCAACGGCAGAAGCTTTACGCGAAATGAGGAGCAGTTGTGCTGCGCGAGAAGGCATCGTGCCGAATAATGAAAGGCAGCGTTGCAGCCGGCTCTACCCAGGGGCCGAGAGATTGAGCATTGAATCATATATACCACCACCATACACGGCACGGTACGGTACGGCCGTCGTGTATGTAAAGGAATCTCGTTTTTATAGACgctaacaaaacacacatctgTACCTACCGGTGTCCCCCTAGGACGTTCACCGAGAGCGGCCCGCTATAAACGTTGAACCCTGTGCGCATACGAGCTCGCTGAGCAAACACCGCACACCAAGACACAGCTTTTCTTCCCCCTTTTGAATAAAACCGTAAAAAAGGGCCGGCGCGCTCGGTCGATCCCTTccctgtgttgtgtgtgctccTTTGCTCCTTTTGTCCTACCTTTCGACCGCTAGTCATGCTCTCGTCGTATTACGTCGCAAGCGTTCCTTCCCTTCTGCGATTATCCTATCAATGCGGAATGATCGTACCGGGGCGGCGTACGTGCGGATAGGCACAGCAGCGACGGTATGCGGATATGCGAAtagcaataacaataaaaaaaggtgtgtatgtgagtcCCTCCGGTATGGAGGACGATTTGCAAAAGGAGGACGATATGCTTTCTACCCTTACCACTACATACGCGCGGTTTTACCacctttcttcttctgctttccGAGTCCCTTCCCTACAGCGTTCACACTCTATACGCaaagctgtgtttgtgtgacattGAATATCCttgggaaaaaaaaacttcaccaAGGACGAGAGAAACATTGCACGCACACAAGCAAACGTCCTCTTTTCCGGGTAGCAacttatgtgttttttttttttaattcctacCCGCTTTGTTGATATTTGTTTAAAGCGACCGTGCGCCACTCACCTTCTTCACACTCTTCTCGTGTGATGCGATCGACGACGGATCAATGTGATCGTTTTTACTCAGCGACAATGGCACCAGCGATACGGCAACGTCCCTTATCAGGTCACTGGATGAAGGAACAACAGGATATCATCAATTAAATGCTGTACATGGGTGTAATGTATCGTACTGTACTTGAAATGCTTACCGATTAGCATCCAGCATCTCGCTACTGCTGACCGACGATGTTGGTGTCGAGCGTGCATCGGCCTTTCGCTTCTTGCCGCcgctactgctactactactactcccgGTGGACGATCCACCTGTGGGGCCGGTGCTGCCACCGTACGAACCGCCCGAGCCACCACTGCCCGCTCCCGAACCTCCCATCGCCAGCTTGCCGCTCTCGATCACGGACGTGGAACCAGCGTTCCCGCTACCCGAGCCGGCATGATTGTACACCGACTCCGAATTGACGACGATCGTTTCGGTGAAGTTGCTCGAGGTGCTCATTTTTGCAATCGCTTCCTTGGACAGTGGTTCCTTCCCGCTGCCACCGGTGTGGTCCTGCGGTGGCTTAATGATGAGCGTCGTCGGAATCGCTGCCGGGGAGAGGGAAGCCGCCCGTCCCGATCCGACGCCGCTATTCGTTGACAGAGGGCCACCACCTTGACTGCtgctaccaccaccgccacttcCTTTGTCGGGCTTATCAGAATGATGTTTGCTGGaggagttgctgctgctgccgctgctgctgctggagctacCTCCGGGTccactgccgccaccgcctgCGGTCGACGAGTAGCCACTTTGCGATGAAGATTGCGAGGACGCATTCGCACCCAGCGCACCCATCGACCCGGAAGAAGAACCGGCCGTCCCACCCATGTCGACATCCTTCGATTGGTTGGAGCTGCCACCGGCAGAACTGCTTGTACTTGTACTATTGTTAAAATTGCTTCCACTTCCTCCGCTCGTGCTGCTACTGCTCGACGATTTCGATGATTTCGAGCTTTTGTCGCGCTGTTTtgcaaaatgaaacgaaatggGTTTAGTTTGTAAAACTAAAGACTTAATCCAAAAAAGGGCCACGGGTCCTTATTCCACCGAGACACTTACGTTTTTACTATATTTATCCTTTTCCTTCGAACTGCTGCCcgaactaccaccaccaccaccagttcCTCCGGACGAGCCGGAACTGGTCTTGCTGGAACCACTGCCGCCCACACTTCCGGCGATGCCCGAGCCACCGATTCCACTGCCACCACTGTTGCTCACACTACCGCTGCCTCCGCTACCGGACATGCTTGAAACGCCCGACGAAGAGGACGAAGACGATGAGGTGGACATGGAGGAGTTGCCGGACATACCACTGGCCCCACTGCCCCCGGAACCACCGCCCCCGCCGGACGCCAGCaccgaggacgaggaggacgacgaaAGCGATGCGCCGGAGCCCGATCCGCTCGAACTTTTCGACGCACTCGAGGACTTGCGCTGcttggaggaggaggacgatgacGAGGAAGAGGTAGACGATGAGCCGCCGACGCTCGGTTCGCCCGACAACCGGCTGCTGGACTTGAGCCCACtgctcgagctgctgctgccaccggcCCCACTGccacccccaccaccaccgccaccacctccaccggtTCCACCTGATCCGGCCGCACTGCTGCTGGAGTGTTGCTGGGGTGGGGGCGGTTCCATTTCCTTCTCCGGCGACGACGGACCATCGCTCGAGTTGGCCTCGTGGCTGATGGGCTTGTAGGGTGGGATCGTTTTCACATTGCCTCCCTTTTTCTGCAACAGAACCAGAGGCAAAAGATTCGTCAGTGCGGGTACGTAAGAAGCAGTAGAAGAATAGTTCGGTGCACACTTACCAGTTTGCTGTAGTGGTGCTGGCAGTAGCCGCAGTACTTTACATTGTCCAGATAGTTGCCAGCTTCTTCACACAGCAGGCCGAGCTGCTGGGCGCAGGTGACGTGAAACTGTTGCTTGCAGCCCGATTTGTTGCACTGCATGCAGGCTCCTACGTTCGCACGGGACCCCTTGCCCATATCCTGACAGATGTAGCATGCTGTGGAATGACAAACGTCGATCAGCTGAGCCAAAATCCCCCGGGGCCAAAAACGTCTCCTTCTACCGGCCTACTTACTCTTGTTGTATCGCTCCTGCGGGATCAGCTGCAGGATGATCGGCTCCATCGTCGTCACGTTCCCGAAACGCACCTCGGGAATGTACAGGGCGCAGACGACATGCGCCCATCCCTGGTTGTCCGTCCGCTTGAGCGCCCCATCGCGGGACGGGCACAGCTCGCAGCGCACCCGAGCCGGACGCTCCTGACTCTCACACTTCCGACAGTACCAAGGACCACTCGGCACGGTCACGATTCCGTAGCACGCCTGGTGCACGGCCACGGCACAGCTTTGACCATCGCAGTACACTAGCGGATTTTCCGACCAGCCGCGATCGTCTGAACAGACACAACATCCACCGACCATCTCCTTCATTCTGGTCCGTGGATTAAAGTAGACCCTTTTCCCATCCACTGAAATCGTATCAGTGCGCGCTGTTGGTGAgcccaccaccgccaccaccagacCAGAGCTAGCACAGCACGCTACGCACGGATACGATTCGAAGATGGTGCTTTTAGTTCCGGTACGGCCACAAAATGCAATCCAGTAAGCACTGCCAATCCTACAGGATACTCagttcactcactcacactaacacgcacgcacgcacacaagaACACGGGTTTATCGCGAGTTTATGTAagtgttttttcttcacacTAAACGATATATTTCACGCACTAAACACTTTTCGTtcaagagtttttttttgtttgtttgtatgcaTGGATCGTCTCTGTGCCAGATTCGCTGGCATGGCTACGGAAAGCGCCTTTCTTGCACCTTTGCATTGCGCCAACCACGCTCTCCGGTGGGATGCACGAACGCGCACGCATTTACGCACGCAATCC encodes the following:
- the LOC1281722 gene encoding hornerin isoform X5, whose protein sequence is MKEMVGGCCVCSDDRGWSENPLVYCDGQSCAVAVHQACYGIVTVPSGPWYCRKCESQERPARVRCELCPSRDGALKRTDNQGWAHVVCALYIPEVRFGNVTTMEPIILQLIPQERYNKTCYICQDMGKGSRANVGACMQCNKSGCKQQFHVTCAQQLGLLCEEAGNYLDNVKYCGYCQHHYSKLKKGGNVKTIPPYKPISHEANSSDGPSSPEKEMEPPPPQQHSSSSAAGSGGTGGGGGGGGGGGSGAGGSSSSSSGLKSSSRLSGEPSVGGSSSTSSSSSSSSSKQRKSSSASKSSSGSGSGASLSSSSSSSVLASGGGGGSGGSGASGMSGNSSMSTSSSSSSSSGVSSMSGSGGSGSVSNSGGSGIGGSGIAGSVGGSGSSKTSSGSSGGTGGGGGSSGSSSKEKDKYSKNRDKSSKSSKSSSSSSTSGGSGSNFNNSTSTSSSAGGSSNQSKDVDMGGTAGSSSGSMGALGANASSQSSSQSGYSSTAGGGGSGPGGSSSSSSGSSSNSSSKHHSDKPDKGSGGGGSSSQGGGPLSTNSGVGSGRAASLSPAAIPTTLIIKPPQDHTGGSGKEPLSKEAIAKMSTSSNFTETIVVNSESVYNHAGSGSGNAGSTSVIESGKLAMGGSGAGSGGSGGSYGGSTGPTGGSSTGSSSSSSSGGKKRKADARSTPTSSVSSSEMLDANRDLIRDVAVSLVPLSLSKNDHIDPSSIASHEKSVKKAKTETSSPLPHPATALPAPEPNLQNVTPNLIQSAHTSSIISSASSSSASSSSGKHQQQQQHHHHQNASTNRSSPVIQQQSTAQNIIQSSSSSSSTAGSSSSSTVGPSIGHHHLERQSPSMRSSPAGVTTGGANVITSLHHSQSQQPDLLSPAGGGGATVLQSVSPVPMSTIQRTSSPSTLHAGDNSSSSGGGGGGLKFGYEKQAPTTNARIAALQEEEASTGRRSRYGSHSRERSGGNGGNNSTGGAGNTGVGGGVSSGGGGGGGKTRTSKKRSQQQQQQQQQQQQQQQQSQLPPDRGSPSIGIESSASGGSHRRGSSPSPSRRSSHGGGGGSGQSYSYGPAVDRNVDDHSPSRYNPSSSGGSNAPAAGGNNASNNGSVLSMAAGTGSATASVVVGNSSSQNSHHHQHLTPHQQQQQQQQQHSHHHHHHQPQQQQQHHHQQHHQHHQHSHHQQHSAAMGDKLSSGGGTSAAPSSLHYSTGSSHSASSQHSSSAIANSNASNVTSTISSVASPAGPGATAAAAAAAASVATSSIASMSASSSTSSTAHSNNSSTSAAARNDGGSSSAGVHPVIEMAGSHGGSQSYQQHHHHHTSGGIISGYSQNASSNSSASTKSHQNTNNGSNMESFHQQQQHHHHHQQQQYHGGGSGSHSVLSGSGNSSISISSNSNNLSSNNNTSTITTTTTTNTTNITTTSNSSSNSGNNSNSKNTTIISSNSGNLSGTAGNSNTNNSTGSNHNISNSSSSSSSGGTIVTAAANPNKKHRGASHHPSIVELSPSPSTSRTPEMIVSSGGVVPYSMSSTMTAASSSSYGGSSGGGGGGLKFSYEAQPTNPLSAVSTASMMGSSGSVIAAPQVKDSPPSSPGSDAGGSAAGTAIVSGRGTKRNRKMSSNAAAVNSGAGAVPTTSVAGQTGGPSIVPASIVAGGSADAKDGKLFQNGGSSSAAAGGSVVSATHMLGNQLNPSSSVAQKMSDQLSMEIEAHAYVPGPIDAVPTLMGPQFPGKNRTNNSQSMPVGAGGGGNSLSSMLTGGATATANGNTPQSLEQLLERQWEQGSQFLMEQAQHFDIASLLSCLHQLRSENIRLEEHVNNLVARRDHLLAVNARLAIPLNPTAALGGVGMIGGSGGSGPGAGGAATGGAGVGGAGIGSLPGQFNNIHGNGPIDANVITNASAVSNRSSRGQHGPNQQQQPGQQGPVGHFGSGAGSNAAGGGIGGLPQENGIDFRHTNSSHPATNSASIRRNSPSSQPFPSATTATGGGGGGGTTRGAPSTNSSSANNSTVQAQTTGGTGSGEPVLPSTTGTTGRSSTLRPSSGPANVSSTGSNSSTGSSNSNNSNSISTGNGPTPAIGGGAGLNSSTVGPPAGTYHQATREQQQTIYNTAHQPTHQLRRDDIPLLLEHHQQEHLHHHAHSQPSHHQHQHHHHHQPPVASLPPLPPLPPTQAPLHLHPSVTGTAATLPPSSQGHSQQNHHHHHQQQQQSSSSSSSIMSQSNHPSSPQVLVSRVGVAPVTSSSIRTAPTAAAAAAAHVPPRSVSSNHHHHHQQQQQQQQSHHHPQHHHHHLHQHASHPYMHGNHLQQHRSASPPPTGSGHGPTTHPHHPLQHHHGSLNSIDGPMAGRGAAITTTPPPPPPSQPAVVVVDRMMTGHSQRPPAH
- the LOC1281722 gene encoding hornerin isoform X7, translating into MKEMVGGCCVCSDDRGWSENPLVYCDGQSCAVAVHQACYGIVTVPSGPWYCRKCESQERPARVRCELCPSRDGALKRTDNQGWAHVVCALYIPEVRFGNVTTMEPIILQLIPQERYNKTCYICQDMGKGSRANVGACMQCNKSGCKQQFHVTCAQQLGLLCEEAGNYLDNVKYCGYCQHHYSKLKKGGNVKTIPPYKPISHEANSSDGPSSPEKEMEPPPPQQHSSSSAAGSGGTGGGGGGGGGGGSGAGGSSSSSSGLKSSSRLSGEPSVGGSSSTSSSSSSSSSKQRKSSSASKSSSGSGSGASLSSSSSSSVLASGGGGGSGGSGASGMSGNSSMSTSSSSSSSSGVSSMSGSGGSGSVSNSGGSGIGGSGIAGSVGGSGSSKTSSGSSGGTGGGGGSSGSSSKEKDKYSKNRDKSSKSSKSSSSSSTSGGSGSNFNNSTSTSSSAGGSSNQSKDVDMGGTAGSSSGSMGALGANASSQSSSQSGYSSTAGGGGSGPGGSSSSSSGSSSNSSSKHHSDKPDKGSGGGGSSSQGGGPLSTNSGVGSGRAASLSPAAIPTTLIIKPPQDHTGGSGKEPLSKEAIAKMSTSSNFTETIVVNSESVYNHAGSGSGNAGSTSVIESGKLAMGGSGAGSGGSGGSYGGSTGPTGGSSTGSSSSSSSGGKKRKADARSTPTSSVSSSEMLDANRDLIRDVAVSLVPLSLSKNDHIDPSSIASHEKSVKKAKTETSSPLPHPATALPAPEPNLQNVTPNLIQSAHTSSIISSASSSSASSSSGKHQQQQQHHHHQPTPHSPQQPASSQHTPSLVVSVPLSTATVPGVNLPASNNSNSSSHTGSSSSSSSSSSNVNHSASSNSNSTPNIVSPGHHQGSDRGGGGGGSHINNNNNNSNSNSGGNSNLYQQISHRAGDQLMNASTNRSSPVIQQQSTAQNIIQSSSSSSSTAGSSSSSTVGPSIGHHHLERQSPSMRSSPAGVTTGGANVITSLHHSQSQQPDLLSPAGGGGATVLQSVSPVPMSTIQRTSSPSTLHAGDNSSSSGGGGGGLKFGYEKQAPTTNARIAALQEEEASTGRRSRYGSHSRERSGGNGGNNSTGGAGNTGVGGGVSSGGGGGGGKTRTSKKRSQQQQQQQQQQQQQQQQSQLPPDRGSPSIGIESSASGGSHRRGSSPSPSRRSSHGGGGGSGQSYSYGPAVDRNVDDHSPSRYNPSSSGGSNAPAAGGNNASNNGSVLSMAAGTGSATASVVVGNSSSQNSHHHQHLTPHQQQQQQQQQHSHHHHHHQPQQQQQHHHQQHHQHHQHSHHQQHSAAMGDKLSSGGGTSAAPSSLHYSTGSSHSASSQHSSSAIANSNASNVTSTISSVASPAGPGATAAAAAAAASVATSSIASMSASSSTSSTAHSNNSSTSAAARNDGGSSSAGVHPVIEMAGSHGGSQSYQQHHHHHTSGGIISGYSQNASSNSSASTKSHQNTNNGSNMESFHQQQQHHHHHQQQQYHGGGSGSHSVLSGSGNSSISISSNSNNLSSNNNTSTITTTTTTNTTNITTTSNSSSNSGNNSNSKNTTIISSNSGNLSGTAGNSNTNNSTGSNHNISNSSSSSSSGGTIVTAAANPNKKHRGASHHPSIVELSPSPSTSRTPEMIVSSGGVVPYSMSSTMTAASSSSYGGSSGGGGGGLKFSYEAQPTNPLSAVSTASMMGSSGSVIAAPQVKDSPPSSPGSDAGGSAAGTAIVSGRGTKRNRKMSSNAAAVNSGAGAVPTTSVAGQTGGPSIVPASIVAGGSADAKDGKLFQNGGSSSAAAGGSVVSATHMLGNQLNPSSSVAQKMSDQLSMEIEAHAYVPGPIDAVPTLMGPQFPGKNRTNNSQSMPVGAGGGGNSLSSMLTGGATATANGNTPQSLEQLLERQWEQGSQFLMEQAQHFDIASLLSCLHQLRSENIRLEEHVNNLVARRDHLLAVNARLAIPLNPTAALGGVGMIGGSGGSGPGAGGAATGGAGVGGAGIGSLPGQFNNIHGNGPIDANVITNASAVSNRSSRGQHGPNQQQQPGQQGPVGHFGSGAGSNAAGGGIGGLPQENGIDFRHTNSSHPATNSASIRRNSPSSQPFPSATTATGGGGGGGTTRGAPSTNSSSANNSTVQAQTTGGTGSGEPVLPSTTGTTGRSSTLRPSSGPANVSSTGSNSSTGSSNSNNSNSISTGNGPTPAIGGGAGLNSSTVGPPAGTYHQATREQQQTIYNTAHQVE
- the LOC1281722 gene encoding hornerin isoform X6; translated protein: MKEMVGGCCVCSDDRGWSENPLVYCDGQSCAVAVHQACYGIVTVPSGPWYCRKCESQERPARVRCELCPSRDGALKRTDNQGWAHVVCALYIPEVRFGNVTTMEPIILQLIPQERYNKTCYICQDMGKGSRANVGACMQCNKSGCKQQFHVTCAQQLGLLCEEAGNYLDNVKYCGYCQHHYSKLKKGGNVKTIPPYKPISHEANSSDGPSSPEKEMEPPPPQQHSSSSAAGSGGTGGGGGGGGGGGSGAGGSSSSSSGLKSSSRLSGEPSVGGSSSTSSSSSSSSSKQRKSSSASKSSSGSGSGASLSSSSSSSVLASGGGGGSGGSGASGMSGNSSMSTSSSSSSSSGVSSMSGSGGSGSVSNSGGSGIGGSGIAGSVGGSGSSKTSSGSSGGTGGGGGSSGSSSKEKDKYSKNRDKSSKSSKSSSSSSTSGGSGSNFNNSTSTSSSAGGSSNQSKDVDMGGTAGSSSGSMGALGANASSQSSSQSGYSSTAGGGGSGPGGSSSSSSGSSSNSSSKHHSDKPDKGSGGGGSSSQGGGPLSTNSGVGSGRAASLSPAAIPTTLIIKPPQDHTGGSGKEPLSKEAIAKMSTSSNFTETIVVNSESVYNHAGSGSGNAGSTSVIESGKLAMGGSGAGSGGSGGSYGGSTGPTGGSSTGSSSSSSSGGKKRKADARSTPTSSVSSSEMLDANRDLIRDVAVSLVPLSLSKNDHIDPSSIASHEKSVKKAKTETSSPLPHPATALPAPEPNLQNVTPNLIQSAHTSSIISSASSSSASSSSGKHQQQQQHHHHQPTPHSPQQPASSQHTPSLVVSVPLSTATVPGVNLPASNNSNSSSHTGSSSSSSSSSSNVNHSASSNSNSTPNIVSPGHHQGSDRGGGGGGSHINNNNNNSNSNSGGNSNLYQQISHRAGDQLMNASTNRSSPVIQQQSTAQNIIQSSSSSSSTAGSSSSSTVGPSIGHHHLERQSPSMRSSPAGVTTGGANVITSLHHSQSQQPDLLSPAGGGGATVLQSVSPVPMSTIQRTSSPSTLHAGDNSSSSGGGGGGLKFGYEKQAPTTNARIAALQEEEASTGRRSRYGSHSRERSGGNGGNNSTGGAGNTGVGGGVSSGGGGGGGKTRTSKKRSQQQQQQQQQQQQQQQQSQLPPDRGSPSIGIESSASGGSHRRGSSPSPSRRSSHGGGGGSGQSYSYGPAVDRNVDDHSPSRYNPSSSGGSNAPAAGGNNASNNGSVLSMAAGTGSATASVVVGNSSSQNSHHHQHLTPHQQQQQQQQQHSHHHHHHQPQQQQQHHHQQHHQHHQHSHHQQHSAAMGDKLSSGGGTSAAPSSLHYSTGSSHSASSQHSSSAIANSNASNVTSTISSVASPAGPGATAAAAAAAASVATSSIASMSASSSTSSTAHSNNSSTSAAARNDGGSSSAGVHPVIEMAGSHGGSQSYQQHHHHHTSGGIISGYSQNASSNSSASTKSHQNTNNGSNMESFHQQQQHHHHHQQQQYHGGGSGSHSVLSGSGNSSISISSNSNNLSSNNNTSTITTTTTTNTTNITTTSNSSSNSGNNSNSKNTTIISSNSGNLSGTAGNSNTNNSTGSNHNISNSSSSSSSGGTIVTAAANPNKKHRGASHHPSIVELSPSPSTSRTPEMIVSSGGVVPYSMSSTMTAASSSSYGGSSGGGGGGLKFSYEAQPTNPLSAVSTASMMGSSGSVIAAPQVKDSPPSSPGSDAGGSAAGTAIVSGRGTKRNRKMSSNAAAVNSGAGAVPTTSVAGQTGGPSIVPASIVAGGSADAKDGKLFQNGGSSSAAAGGSVVSATHMLGNQLNPSSSVAQKMSDQLSMEIEAHAYVPGPIDAVPTLMGPQFPGKNRTNNSQSMPVGAGGGGNSLSSMLTGGATATANGNTPQSLEQLLERQWEQGSQFLMEQAQHFDIASLLSCLHQLRSENIRLEEHVNNLVARRDHLLAVNARLAIPLNPTAALGGVGMIGGSGGSGPGAGGAATGGAGVGGAGIGSLPGQFNNIHGNGPIDANVITNASAVSNRSSRGQHGPNQQQQPGQQGPVGHFGSGAGSNAAGGGIGGLPQENGIDFRHTNSSHPATNSASIRRNSPSSQPFPSATTATGGGGGGGTTRGAPSTNSSSANNSTVQAQTTGGTGSGEPVLPSTTGTTGRSSTLRPSSGPANVSSTGSNSSTGSSNSNNSNSISTGNGPTPAIGGGAGLNSSTVGPPAGTYHQATREQQQTIYNTAHQPTHQLRRDDVSSHVRSS